A stretch of DNA from Sulfolobales archaeon:
TAGGGCTTAGAAAAACTATTATGAAAACCATGGGTATTATAATAAGAGAGCTTATCACAATACCTACCAGGTAGATGATGCTAAGAGAAATCTTTCCTGTAGATAGAAGCGTGTACAGTGTCTCGAGATCTCTTATAGAGTTCAGTATGATAGGGTATGAGAGAAGAAGTGTAGCTACTCTCAGAGAAATTGCGAGAGCTATTCTAAATACATCAGAGTCTTCTTTCAAATCTCTTCAACTCATTAAAACTCTTCCGGGCCTCCTCCTCGAGCGAGGCTTCTGATAATCCTGCATATCTGGAAAGCTCATATGCTTTTGTTAGATTCTCAAGCGGAGTTATAATCTCTTTATAGTAGTTATCTCTCTTAAATTTCTCTAGGTACTCTCTATGTGTCTCACTATCCTGCTTAGGAATCTTTCTAGAAAGTATCTCTACAGCCATCCAGTATAATCTTACGGGGAGAGATTTTCTAGAGAGGGAATCTAGATCTGGAAACCTGGAGTTGGAGAATCTAGATTTTAGAAATGCCAGTGGGTTAACGCCTAGAAAATCTAATACCGGGATTAAAATAACAAAAGAGGCTAGAAATATTAGCGGTATCAGCCAGCTTAAAGGTATTAAAGGAAGGCTTGGTATTATTATCTGTGTATTACGCAGATCTGATAGAATATATGGTAAGGTTCTCAGAACTTCCTCCCTGCTAGAGTTAACCGAACTTCCACCACCACCATACGTGGTAAACCCTATAGTATTTGAAATTATCTTAGCAAGACTCTGATTTATGAAATCCGCGAAGATCTTCATCTCCAACTTATTAACTTCATTATATACTTCGTATGCAC
This window harbors:
- a CDS encoding DUF4129 domain-containing protein, producing MKSLVYSYKHVQAVYKYLLLVILLISLHSIRFSQAQDIYDERHTIGFPSDITSSSYLKILPTNLTEFLDQLKELQNLAGSCSSIECIKENYRGNLTSIINNLKRAEVAPEDLYPGIELLISSQNDSNLYSYIENLDLINLLKMLNETDPDTFIRLFETTSSTINNMYSTGRISSREYVAALEILKRLSQEKGAYEVYNEVNKLEMKIFADFINQSLAKIISNTIGFTTYGGGGSSVNSSREEVLRTLPYILSDLRNTQIIIPSLPLIPLSWLIPLIFLASFVILIPVLDFLGVNPLAFLKSRFSNSRFPDLDSLSRKSLPVRLYWMAVEILSRKIPKQDSETHREYLEKFKRDNYYKEIITPLENLTKAYELSRYAGLSEASLEEEARKSFNELKRFERRL